One part of the Leptolyngbya sp. FACHB-261 genome encodes these proteins:
- a CDS encoding Spy/CpxP family protein refolding chaperone: MSLRYASVLTALVLAFSSTIASTEPLLAQMGPQDDTAEMGSRRERSGLGWLQQLNLTPEQTQRLQAIRAQNQPGIRQRTQALRQAKQELRQLMAGTAPASQVQTKYRQVQALRQEIEQLRFDSMMAMREVLTSTQRQQLAQQLDGRRQNRRNRAASEQP; this comes from the coding sequence ATGTCTCTTCGTTATGCTTCCGTTTTAACGGCTCTAGTTTTGGCATTCAGCAGCACCATCGCTAGTACAGAGCCATTACTGGCGCAGATGGGTCCCCAGGATGACACCGCAGAGATGGGATCCCGCCGCGAACGGAGCGGACTGGGCTGGTTGCAACAGCTCAATTTGACGCCAGAACAGACTCAACGCTTGCAAGCCATCCGGGCTCAAAATCAGCCTGGGATCAGACAGCGAACACAGGCTTTGCGCCAAGCTAAGCAAGAATTGCGACAGCTGATGGCAGGCACGGCTCCGGCGAGTCAAGTGCAGACAAAGTACCGTCAAGTGCAAGCGCTGCGGCAGGAAATTGAGCAGCTTCGCTTTGACAGCATGATGGCAATGCGTGAAGTGCTCACTTCTACGCAGCGGCAACAACTGGCTCAGCAACTCGATGGGCGGCGGCAGAATCGTCGCAACCGTGCGGCTTCTGAGCAGCCGTAG
- a CDS encoding alpha/beta fold hydrolase produces the protein MVDLFTLKDFRLESGIVLPQVQLAYQISGKPNGSLPILTCTAFSQTYDDLAYLRRPGLALDPEQNWLIHTELLGNGRSSSPSNLPPPFAGPDFPAVTIRDNVRLQAALLDQLGVAQVQAVIGASMGGQQAIQWAVSYPERVQKAVVIVGSCRTHWHGQLFLHSLANCIQSDPKFNNGRYITPPLVGLSRMSEAWAPWAFSPEFYALQAYQNYEDTCAGSLEDFLSKWRTRYHLKDANNLLCHLQTWATHDVALTPGMEGSLEQVLVQIKARVLFLPSRTDAYFAISDVAREAALIAQATVAVIESISGHAAGFGRALTDRKQINVAILDFLAE, from the coding sequence ATGGTTGACCTTTTTACACTCAAAGATTTTCGCTTAGAATCAGGGATTGTGCTGCCACAGGTTCAGTTGGCTTACCAGATTAGCGGCAAGCCAAACGGCAGCCTGCCCATTTTGACCTGTACGGCCTTTTCTCAAACCTACGATGATTTAGCCTATCTACGTAGGCCTGGGTTGGCATTAGATCCTGAGCAAAATTGGTTAATCCACACTGAGCTACTGGGTAATGGGCGTAGTAGTTCGCCTAGCAATCTGCCCCCACCGTTTGCAGGTCCTGACTTTCCGGCTGTGACCATTCGAGACAATGTCCGTCTGCAAGCAGCCCTGCTCGATCAATTGGGCGTTGCTCAGGTTCAGGCAGTGATAGGGGCTAGCATGGGCGGTCAGCAGGCAATTCAATGGGCTGTGAGCTATCCGGAGCGGGTTCAGAAAGCGGTAGTGATTGTAGGCAGTTGCCGCACCCATTGGCATGGGCAATTGTTTTTACACTCTCTCGCGAACTGCATCCAATCGGATCCCAAATTCAACAATGGACGCTACATTACACCGCCCCTAGTCGGGCTTTCTCGTATGTCTGAGGCTTGGGCACCCTGGGCCTTTTCGCCAGAGTTTTATGCCTTGCAGGCATATCAAAATTATGAAGACACGTGTGCGGGCTCTCTAGAGGATTTCCTGAGCAAATGGCGCACCCGTTATCACCTGAAGGATGCCAATAATCTACTGTGCCATCTGCAAACTTGGGCTACCCATGACGTTGCTCTTACCCCTGGTATGGAGGGATCTTTAGAGCAAGTGCTAGTACAAATCAAGGCCAGAGTTCTATTTCTGCCTAGCCGAACAGATGCCTATTTTGCTATTTCAGATGTTGCGCGAGAGGCTGCTTTAATTGCCCAGGCGACCGTAGCAGTGATCGAATCGATCAGTGGTCATGCTGCGGGCTTCGGTCGAGCTTTGACTGACCGTAAGCAAATTAACGTAGCCATTCTCGACTTCTTAGCAGAATGA
- a CDS encoding peptidoglycan-binding protein, with product MAETTILTEGDQGATVTKLQNLLKKAGFDPGPIDGMFGPSVTKAAMRFQQAKRLPMDGVVGPRTWAELEAAPPPSPPPFSLINVCKFYNKQPHQDQALTWLQGQIPQATLDEFVKRWRGPASP from the coding sequence ATGGCAGAAACCACAATTTTGACAGAGGGGGATCAAGGCGCTACAGTCACCAAGCTTCAGAATCTTCTGAAAAAGGCTGGCTTTGACCCAGGTCCCATTGATGGCATGTTCGGCCCTAGTGTGACCAAAGCGGCAATGCGCTTTCAGCAGGCCAAGCGCCTACCCATGGACGGTGTTGTCGGTCCTCGGACCTGGGCAGAGTTGGAGGCGGCACCGCCACCCTCGCCGCCGCCCTTCAGCTTGATTAATGTCTGCAAGTTCTACAACAAGCAACCCCACCAAGACCAAGCTCTAACCTGGCTGCAAGGCCAAATTCCGCAAGCAACTTTGGATGAGTTCGTCAAACGTTGGCGTGGTCCGGCTAGCCCGTAA
- a CDS encoding S-adenosyl-l-methionine hydroxide adenosyltransferase family protein, producing the protein MFISLIADYGTGDPAFTEVAQRLQMALPQAQLHLLSVPPFSTLATGFWIAQLGLNPGPKERLIYHNCAPRQDDPEARRDNEGEGLTYALLPNGVKVVGVNAGYTLSFIKHHAKVLHTVNVDRGGSQFRSRDVFPPAAAALANEDFKLLGELLTPEQIPDVPSDRVAWVDGYGNLKTTIPAHTIQLEPQTKVVIRVGDAVSDAVYSDGSFKVPEGTLAFAPGSSGWSAPGEAEPQRWMELFLRGGSAWERFGKPRLNQKITRIA; encoded by the coding sequence ATGTTTATCAGCCTGATCGCGGACTATGGTACAGGTGACCCAGCCTTTACAGAAGTGGCTCAACGCCTGCAAATGGCTCTACCTCAAGCGCAGTTGCATCTGCTGTCAGTGCCGCCTTTCAGCACCCTTGCCACCGGCTTCTGGATTGCCCAGCTCGGTTTAAATCCTGGTCCTAAAGAGCGGTTGATTTACCACAACTGCGCACCTCGCCAGGATGACCCCGAAGCCCGACGCGATAACGAAGGGGAGGGGCTGACCTATGCGCTCCTGCCCAATGGCGTCAAAGTTGTAGGCGTCAATGCAGGCTATACGCTCTCCTTCATCAAGCATCACGCGAAGGTTCTCCACACTGTCAACGTCGACCGGGGTGGCTCACAGTTTCGGTCACGAGATGTGTTTCCGCCTGCGGCTGCGGCTCTAGCCAACGAAGACTTTAAGCTGTTGGGAGAGCTTCTGACGCCTGAGCAGATTCCCGATGTTCCCTCAGACCGAGTTGCCTGGGTCGATGGCTACGGCAACCTCAAAACGACCATTCCTGCCCACACCATTCAGTTAGAGCCACAGACCAAAGTGGTGATTCGGGTAGGAGATGCTGTGAGTGATGCCGTCTATTCCGATGGCAGTTTCAAAGTTCCAGAAGGGACATTAGCCTTTGCACCGGGCAGTTCCGGCTGGTCCGCACCTGGTGAAGCCGAACCGCAGCGCTGGATGGAATTGTTCCTACGAGGCGGAAGTGCTTGGGAGCGCTTCGGCAAACCTCGGCTCAATCAAAAAATCACCCGAATTGCTTGA
- the ggt gene encoding gamma-glutamyltransferase — translation MRRRLAALLSAIFCLGLVLSLSSTPPRAQSSPSEATARGRGGAATTESIYATQAAIGILKAGGNAVDAAVAAAAVLGVTEPFSAGIGGGGFMLLYRQSDKQVITLDGREKAPASARVDMFKNPDDPAGGNLPFSPNRISNGLAVGVPGTVLTWVEALNRYGTLKLEQALAPAIDLAEKGFEVDATFAQQVAQNQARFAAFAPTQALFLPQGKPPQVGTHLTNPDLAKTYRLIAQNGPNVFYRGEIGRAIVETVRKPPTVANPPFRVLPGSMTLADLDQYDLRIRPPVSINYRGYQLYGMGLPSSGGITSLETLNLLATQTLASPASTSDPVQAWHWLLEAERLAYADRNAYLGDPEYIDVPVAGLLSRDYAQIRQQQIGARAPEGKMASAVAGEPWLYQDDPSPSRMAMPVAQAQDHEGLSTTHLTVADRLGNVVSYTLTIETTGGSGMVVPGYGFLLNNELTDFDPVSPHANSPEPGKRPRSSIAPTLALAPDGRVIAFGSPGGSTIITTVLGIAMNLIDFRLPLDQAITAPRLSQRNGEVTQVDGGFATSRVGQALAALGHKFESLPEIGAANGIVINPDGTMLAAAEPVRRGGGSAMTVAPLGER, via the coding sequence GTGCGACGACGCCTTGCAGCGCTTCTAAGCGCCATTTTCTGTTTGGGGCTGGTTTTGTCCCTGAGTAGCACACCGCCCCGAGCTCAGAGTTCACCGAGTGAGGCAACGGCGCGGGGGCGAGGCGGAGCGGCGACAACCGAAAGCATCTATGCCACTCAAGCCGCCATTGGTATTCTCAAAGCGGGGGGCAACGCTGTCGATGCAGCTGTTGCTGCTGCTGCAGTGCTGGGTGTGACTGAGCCCTTTTCGGCGGGCATTGGTGGTGGTGGCTTTATGCTGCTCTATCGCCAGTCTGATAAACAGGTGATCACGCTGGACGGACGAGAAAAAGCGCCTGCCTCAGCTCGGGTTGATATGTTCAAAAACCCCGATGACCCCGCAGGTGGCAATTTGCCTTTTTCCCCCAACCGAATCAGCAATGGCTTGGCCGTTGGCGTTCCTGGTACGGTTCTAACTTGGGTGGAAGCCCTCAATCGCTATGGCACGTTGAAGCTGGAACAGGCACTAGCGCCAGCGATTGATCTAGCAGAAAAAGGGTTTGAAGTTGACGCAACCTTTGCTCAACAAGTCGCTCAAAATCAAGCTCGTTTTGCAGCCTTTGCTCCGACTCAGGCGCTCTTTCTGCCCCAGGGCAAACCGCCTCAAGTTGGCACTCACCTCACGAATCCGGATTTGGCAAAAACCTATCGTCTCATTGCTCAGAACGGCCCTAATGTTTTTTACCGAGGCGAAATTGGCAGAGCAATTGTCGAGACTGTACGCAAGCCACCGACCGTTGCCAACCCACCCTTTCGCGTGCTGCCTGGCAGCATGACCCTGGCCGATTTGGATCAGTACGATCTGCGCATTCGTCCGCCAGTTAGCATCAATTATCGGGGCTACCAGCTTTACGGTATGGGGTTGCCCAGCAGTGGTGGCATCACGAGCCTTGAAACCTTAAATCTGCTAGCTACTCAAACTTTGGCGTCTCCAGCTTCGACCTCAGACCCAGTGCAAGCATGGCATTGGCTACTTGAGGCTGAGCGTTTAGCCTATGCTGACCGCAATGCCTACTTGGGCGATCCAGAGTATATAGATGTGCCAGTAGCCGGGTTGCTCAGCCGCGATTATGCTCAAATTCGCCAGCAACAAATTGGTGCTAGGGCTCCGGAGGGCAAAATGGCATCTGCAGTAGCGGGTGAGCCTTGGCTTTACCAAGATGACCCCAGTCCGAGCCGGATGGCGATGCCAGTCGCGCAGGCCCAGGACCATGAGGGGCTCTCGACCACGCATCTGACTGTAGCCGACCGTCTTGGCAATGTGGTCAGCTACACACTGACGATTGAGACTACAGGCGGATCGGGCATGGTAGTTCCAGGCTATGGCTTCTTGCTGAACAATGAACTGACCGACTTTGATCCAGTCAGCCCTCATGCAAATAGTCCTGAACCGGGCAAGCGTCCCCGCAGTAGCATTGCACCGACCCTAGCCTTAGCCCCCGATGGCCGCGTGATTGCTTTCGGTTCACCGGGCGGCTCTACCATTATCACCACGGTTCTAGGCATCGCCATGAACCTGATTGATTTTAGGCTACCCCTTGACCAAGCAATTACCGCGCCCCGTCTGTCCCAGCGTAACGGCGAAGTGACCCAGGTGGATGGCGGTTTCGCCACTAGCAGAGTGGGTCAGGCTTTGGCTGCATTGGGACATAAGTTTGAGTCATTGCCAGAAATTGGCGCAGCCAATGGCATTGTGATCAATCCCGACGGCACGATGCTGGCAGCAGCAGAACCGGTCCGTCGAGGCGGTGGCTCTGCAATGACTGTTGCTCCTCTAGGAGAACGCTGA
- a CDS encoding tryptophan 2,3-dioxygenase family protein — translation MSESYKPQPLTPLDPTVDVTQNHYWSYHNIEALLSCKKPLTASQDEDLFIAVHQICELGFHQMILDLDRVLEAIATAFTDPQDPIIGDTREACYFFKRVFRLYEVVVMTMPILTTMRAFIEFRSTIGPTSGFQSFQFRQLEVMSGVAKSYWTGGTNDDEGKPHVAETEFDRRYGAEVAAWFERYHKHSLAFYYQTLLSRAPGESTAERIAYLQTHTQASALLKSMRSYEELQNRFHQAHLGLAVQQLEMVGVQIGTGGTSFRDYLVKYGKEVAPLFPGLTSKGASSLET, via the coding sequence ATGTCTGAATCTTATAAACCACAGCCTCTAACGCCACTTGATCCAACAGTGGATGTAACTCAAAATCACTATTGGAGTTACCACAACATTGAGGCGCTACTGAGCTGCAAAAAACCACTCACCGCATCTCAAGACGAGGACCTATTCATCGCCGTTCACCAGATTTGTGAACTCGGGTTTCATCAGATGATTCTTGATTTGGATCGAGTTCTAGAAGCGATTGCAACTGCCTTTACCGATCCTCAAGACCCGATCATCGGCGATACCCGTGAGGCGTGCTATTTTTTCAAACGCGTTTTCCGGCTCTACGAAGTAGTCGTAATGACCATGCCCATTCTCACTACCATGCGGGCCTTCATCGAGTTTCGCAGCACCATTGGTCCAACCAGTGGCTTTCAATCTTTTCAGTTCCGCCAATTGGAAGTTATGAGCGGCGTAGCTAAGTCCTATTGGACGGGCGGCACTAACGACGACGAGGGCAAACCTCACGTTGCTGAGACTGAATTCGACCGGCGCTACGGAGCTGAAGTCGCAGCCTGGTTTGAGCGCTACCACAAGCACAGCCTGGCGTTTTACTACCAAACTCTGCTCAGTCGGGCACCGGGTGAATCCACCGCAGAGCGCATCGCTTATTTGCAGACTCACACTCAGGCCAGTGCGCTGCTCAAGTCGATGCGAAGCTACGAGGAACTACAAAACCGATTTCATCAAGCGCATCTCGGTTTAGCAGTTCAGCAGTTGGAGATGGTCGGTGTTCAGATTGGCACTGGCGGCACATCTTTCCGTGACTACCTAGTCAAATACGGCAAGGAAGTTGCACCCCTCTTTCCTGGCCTCACTTCTAAAGGCGCTTCTAGTTTAGAAACCTGA
- a CDS encoding sigma-70 family RNA polymerase sigma factor: MTAQRLAGPATVINSCPSAREPDHDLVQQCLQGDSQSFRQLYQRHQQKVRSILYPLCGAEHLDDLVQEVFLRAWKGLPKFQRTAQFSTWLYRITWNVACDQRRGFARLRSHLENLSTLVSEHYQDLDLMHLHYQDLVERSIAQLRLEHRVVLVMHDLEELPQKEIAEALNIPVGTVKSRLFYARAQVRKFLQQEGVQL, encoded by the coding sequence ATGACAGCGCAGAGGTTAGCTGGACCAGCCACAGTGATCAACAGCTGTCCCTCAGCTCGTGAGCCGGATCATGATCTGGTGCAACAGTGTTTGCAGGGTGATTCCCAGAGCTTCCGTCAGCTCTACCAGCGTCATCAGCAGAAGGTTAGATCCATTCTTTACCCTCTTTGCGGTGCTGAACATCTAGATGATTTGGTGCAGGAAGTCTTCCTGAGAGCCTGGAAAGGACTGCCAAAATTTCAGCGAACGGCGCAGTTTTCGACTTGGCTCTATCGAATTACCTGGAATGTTGCCTGCGATCAACGGCGGGGCTTTGCTAGGCTGCGCTCCCATCTAGAAAACCTATCAACTCTAGTCTCTGAACATTATCAAGATCTCGATCTAATGCACTTGCATTATCAAGATCTGGTAGAGAGGAGCATCGCGCAATTGCGCTTAGAACACCGGGTAGTTTTAGTGATGCATGATCTAGAGGAGTTGCCTCAAAAAGAGATTGCTGAAGCGCTAAATATCCCAGTGGGAACTGTTAAATCGCGTCTCTTTTATGCGCGTGCTCAAGTGCGCAAGTTTTTGCAGCAAGAAGGGGTGCAGCTATGA